From the genome of Salvelinus namaycush isolate Seneca chromosome 10, SaNama_1.0, whole genome shotgun sequence, one region includes:
- the tmco1 gene encoding calcium load-activated calcium channel, whose amino-acid sequence MTTMFADTILIVFISVCTALLAEGITWVLVYRTAKYKSLKAEVEKQSKKLEKKKETITESAGRQQKKKIERQEEKLKNNNRDLSMVRMKSMFAIGFCFTALMGMFNSIFDGRVVAKLPFVPLSYIQGLSHRNLLGEDFTDCSFIFLYILCTMSIRQNIQKMLGLAPSRAATKQAGGFLGPPPQAAKFS is encoded by the exons ATGACAACCATGTTCGCAGACACTATTCTTATTGTTTTCATCTCTGTTTGCACAGCTCTGTTAGCTGAGG GAATTACATGGGTGTTGGTGTATCGTACTGCAAAGTACAAGAGTCTGAAGGCAGAGGTGGAAAAGCAAAGCAAGAAAT TGGAGAAGAAGAAGGAAACCATTACAGAATCTGCAGGACGTCAACAGAAGAAAAAGATTG agagacaagaggagaaACTGAAGAACAACAACAGAGATCTATCCATG GTACGAATGAAGTCCATGTTCGCCATTGGCTTCTGTTTCACAGCATTGATGGGAATGTTCAACTCCAT CTTTGATGGAAGGGTGGTGGCCAAACTGCCATTCGTCCCACTGTCCTACATTCAGGGCCTTTCCCATCGCAACCTTTTGGGCGAGGACTTCACTGACTGCTCCTTCATCTTCCTGTACATTCTCTGCACCATGTCCATCAGACAG AACATCCAGAAGATGCTGGGTCTGGCCCCCTCCAGAGCTGCCACCAAGCAGGCTGGAGGTTTCTTGGGACCCCCTCCCCAGGCAGCTAAGTTCTCCTAA